In Thermosphaera sp., a genomic segment contains:
- a CDS encoding metal ABC transporter permease gives MKKHNGTILLATLTALTIFFTILSMLSFDPRKVFTYLIMGLAFSLVSIVVYFRKLEFLASSATHTSLLAVIIGLMIESLTRIHYFLWSMIIGLAIIHIAGFMIRKGIEPNNTSAIIVASTSAFSVIAAYILVTRFPIGYNLNSLFLGDPLLITYTDMSFVAGVTIIISIIFALSLFEILSLGIDEVTLKILGLKTTLYDLMTYTIIGLATIGLLRVSGYILQHVLILLPAITSSFYSRSGKELILLSITLSLFASSVGFFISLLVNLSPTGVTGVVLVTCLIHGVLKRWEK, from the coding sequence GTGAAAAAACATAATGGTACAATTTTACTCGCAACATTAACCGCCCTAACCATCTTCTTCACAATTCTCTCTATGCTTAGCTTTGACCCCAGAAAAGTCTTCACATACTTGATAATGGGGCTTGCGTTCTCCCTAGTGAGTATTGTTGTTTATTTCAGAAAGCTCGAGTTTCTGGCCTCGAGTGCCACACACACGAGCCTTCTAGCGGTTATTATCGGATTAATGATCGAATCATTAACAAGGATTCATTACTTTCTATGGTCCATGATCATTGGCTTAGCAATTATCCATATAGCAGGATTTATGATAAGGAAGGGAATAGAGCCAAACAATACTTCTGCAATAATTGTAGCCTCCACTTCAGCTTTCAGCGTTATCGCCGCATACATCCTAGTGACAAGATTTCCCATAGGATATAATTTGAACTCTCTTTTTCTTGGTGATCCACTATTGATCACATACACTGACATGAGCTTCGTGGCCGGCGTAACTATCATAATTTCTATAATATTCGCATTATCATTGTTTGAAATTCTTTCTCTGGGTATTGATGAAGTAACTCTCAAGATACTTGGATTGAAAACTACACTATACGATTTAATGACGTACACTATAATAGGATTAGCGACGATTGGGTTATTGAGAGTCAGCGGATACATTCTGCAACATGTCTTAATACTCTTGCCTGCAATCACCAGTTCATTCTACTCAAGAAGCGGCAAAGAACTGATTCTCTTATCTATCACATTGTCGCTATTTGCCTCTAGTGTAGGATTCTTTATCTCCTTACTGGTAAATCTTAGTCCAACCGGGGTCACAGGAGTCGTTCTTGTCACATGTTTGATCCACGGGGTTCTTAAAAGGTGGGAAAAATGA
- a CDS encoding PLP-dependent cysteine synthase family protein — translation MKVCNNMVECIGNTPIIKLSRVIPEGFQPEIWAKMEFTNPTGSVKDRMAYYMIKRAMEKGELKPGMTLVVPTTGNTGIAFSALASVLGFKVLIVIPEEMSAERFMLMRLFGAEFYFTPGGESDADKALDIARKLASENPDKYYFFDQWGDEANIEAHYETTGKEILQQVGCPKAFVAEVGTGGTLMGIAKRLKEECRDVIVAGAEPAECPVAAEWFKTGKPGPWGRHEIEGVGDGFIPEIVMRYKGLLDDFVTVTSEEAIMMARKIARNEGLPVGISSGANVVAAIKLAESHRLGRGDKVVTILPDYAARYFSTRLFKKQRETTSKRQILEELDI, via the coding sequence ATGAAAGTGTGTAATAACATGGTGGAGTGTATAGGTAATACTCCAATCATAAAGCTATCCAGGGTGATTCCAGAAGGATTTCAGCCAGAGATATGGGCGAAGATGGAATTCACTAATCCGACGGGAAGTGTAAAAGATAGGATGGCGTATTACATGATCAAGAGAGCGATGGAGAAAGGAGAGTTAAAGCCAGGTATGACCCTGGTAGTTCCTACAACAGGAAACACGGGAATAGCGTTCTCGGCCTTAGCAAGCGTACTCGGCTTTAAAGTACTAATAGTTATCCCGGAGGAAATGAGTGCTGAAAGATTTATGCTAATGAGACTGTTTGGCGCCGAGTTTTATTTCACCCCTGGTGGAGAGAGCGATGCTGATAAAGCTCTTGACATAGCCAGGAAACTTGCGTCGGAAAACCCGGATAAGTACTACTTCTTCGACCAATGGGGCGATGAAGCAAACATCGAGGCTCATTATGAGACGACGGGGAAGGAAATCCTCCAGCAGGTAGGTTGTCCTAAGGCGTTTGTAGCTGAGGTGGGTACTGGTGGAACATTAATGGGGATTGCTAAAAGATTGAAAGAAGAGTGTAGGGACGTTATTGTGGCCGGAGCAGAGCCGGCAGAATGCCCTGTGGCAGCCGAATGGTTCAAAACTGGAAAACCGGGTCCATGGGGTAGGCATGAAATAGAAGGTGTTGGAGACGGATTCATACCTGAAATCGTAATGAGGTATAAAGGGTTGCTTGACGATTTCGTCACAGTCACTAGCGAAGAGGCAATAATGATGGCTAGGAAAATCGCGAGGAACGAAGGGCTTCCGGTAGGAATAAGTAGTGGAGCCAACGTCGTAGCTGCAATCAAACTTGCCGAGTCTCATAGATTGGGAAGAGGGGATAAAGTAGTTACGATTTTACCAGATTATGCTGCTAGATATTTTAGTACTAGATTATTCAAGAAGCAGAGAGAGACAACGAGTAAGAGGCAGATTCTCGAAGAGTTGGATATTTAG
- a CDS encoding iron-sulfur cluster loop, producing MELLGIDTSVVEKVARILSRNRSELQRMNIYDNRFYPDSNEDLENILRYFLVMVAMDHRLSRPGKVYYACLEDGCYKGADLLYRLGKKKFDESPDFYNPEKLSQIRLEEVEKWLSVGEARPVDLELRTFLLKDLGLKVLKIFEGSVSSIINSVNNRLHGDGVNPGLVELLKLFTAYQDPVEKKSMLLAKFLFMRDIFKPVDKPYIPVDNHLTRIALRTGLVVLSGRLWNKIVNKIEASPEEDVMIRLVVREAYSYLSEKSGVSTWELDDHFWNHGRNICLRDEKPLCEKCMFKGVCRARRNNAFMVVEHLYFNTWFY from the coding sequence ATGGAATTACTCGGGATTGATACATCTGTAGTGGAGAAAGTTGCCAGGATCCTGAGCAGGAATAGGAGCGAGCTCCAAAGAATGAATATCTACGATAATAGGTTTTACCCTGACAGCAACGAGGACTTGGAAAACATTCTCCGGTACTTCTTAGTCATGGTGGCAATGGATCATCGGTTGAGCAGACCTGGAAAAGTATATTATGCATGCCTTGAAGACGGTTGCTACAAAGGAGCAGATTTGTTATATAGGCTTGGAAAGAAAAAGTTTGACGAGTCCCCGGATTTTTACAACCCGGAAAAACTATCGCAAATAAGGCTCGAAGAAGTTGAAAAATGGTTAAGCGTGGGTGAAGCCCGACCGGTTGATTTAGAGCTGCGAACGTTTCTCTTAAAAGACTTGGGTTTAAAAGTTTTGAAAATATTCGAAGGAAGTGTTTCATCCATAATTAATTCCGTGAATAATAGGCTTCATGGGGACGGAGTTAACCCGGGATTGGTAGAACTGCTTAAATTATTCACAGCATATCAAGATCCGGTTGAGAAAAAATCTATGCTCCTAGCTAAGTTTCTATTCATGCGTGACATTTTCAAACCCGTTGATAAGCCGTATATCCCTGTTGATAATCATCTAACCCGGATAGCCTTGAGAACGGGCCTCGTGGTTTTGTCTGGACGTTTATGGAATAAGATAGTAAATAAGATAGAAGCCTCGCCCGAAGAGGATGTAATGATTCGTTTAGTGGTTAGGGAAGCGTATAGTTACCTCTCGGAGAAGAGTGGTGTAAGTACTTGGGAACTTGATGATCATTTTTGGAATCATGGACGGAACATATGCCTTCGCGACGAGAAACCGCTTTGCGAGAAGTGCATGTTCAAAGGTGTATGTCGAGCCCGAAGAAATAACGCATTCATGGTGGTTGAACACTTGTATTTTAACACTTGGTTTTACTAG
- a CDS encoding (2Fe-2S)-binding protein translates to MSMNLKVNLKVNGKNYELEVPAHERLVDTLRYRLGLVSVKEGCGRGECGTCIVLVNGLPRHSCLTLTSTLDGAEVTTLEGLAPEGKLHAIQVAFIETRGVQCGFCTPGFIMMTKALLDSNPEPSQEEVKEWLSSVLCRCGSYHYYFAAAKLAGKYIKEGKIYFDEKQVREKYHMKVVGR, encoded by the coding sequence TTGAGTATGAATTTAAAGGTGAATTTAAAAGTCAATGGTAAAAATTATGAATTAGAAGTGCCGGCTCACGAAAGACTTGTAGATACCCTCAGATATAGGCTTGGCCTAGTCAGCGTGAAAGAGGGGTGTGGACGCGGCGAGTGCGGTACTTGTATCGTGTTAGTTAATGGGTTACCACGGCACTCTTGCCTCACCCTGACGTCTACTCTAGATGGGGCTGAAGTAACAACGCTGGAGGGCTTGGCTCCTGAGGGAAAGCTTCACGCGATTCAGGTCGCTTTCATTGAAACGAGAGGTGTTCAATGCGGTTTCTGTACTCCAGGATTCATAATGATGACTAAGGCTTTGTTAGATTCTAACCCTGAGCCTTCCCAGGAAGAAGTGAAAGAGTGGTTGAGCAGCGTATTATGTCGTTGCGGAAGCTATCACTACTACTTTGCAGCCGCTAAGCTAGCTGGAAAATACATCAAGGAGGGCAAGATATACTTCGACGAGAAACAAGTTAGAGAAAAATATCACATGAAAGTGGTGGGAAGGTGA
- a CDS encoding methyltransferase encodes MKSEYVFQPVEGYWFTSWLIDFLKAFENCLETTLDLGVSRHKVCVSNGKITIDNVELDLDLVQPSEKDRIVLYEKGKIYEITTASANGYYKLKAVGPDLPPTIEINGIHMHRIIDLNPWEDAVLKIHAARVKKGDIVLDTCTGLGYTAIASLRKGASKVLTSEIDPNVLWIAERNPWSKMLKRENVTIYNEDVISIAHELPDNRFDKIIHDPPRFSSSTGDLYGFELYREFFRILKPGGTLYHYTGVPGLKSNYSILKGIKNRLETAGFIVLFFDHRSQGYIAKKPSR; translated from the coding sequence ATGAAGAGTGAATACGTGTTCCAACCAGTTGAAGGGTATTGGTTTACAAGCTGGTTGATCGATTTTCTAAAAGCCTTCGAAAACTGCCTCGAAACAACGCTCGACCTTGGAGTCTCACGCCATAAGGTATGTGTTTCCAATGGGAAAATCACAATAGATAATGTAGAGTTAGACCTCGACTTAGTTCAGCCTAGTGAAAAAGATAGAATCGTGTTATATGAAAAGGGAAAGATTTACGAAATAACTACCGCCTCGGCAAATGGATATTACAAGCTGAAAGCTGTTGGTCCTGATCTTCCTCCTACCATTGAAATAAATGGAATACATATGCATCGAATAATTGATTTGAACCCGTGGGAAGATGCTGTATTGAAAATTCATGCCGCCAGAGTTAAGAAGGGCGATATAGTACTCGATACTTGCACAGGACTTGGATACACAGCAATAGCCTCTCTGAGAAAAGGAGCATCAAAAGTGTTAACCTCTGAAATCGATCCCAATGTCCTATGGATCGCCGAACGGAATCCATGGAGTAAAATGCTTAAGAGGGAAAACGTGACAATCTACAATGAAGACGTAATCTCAATCGCCCACGAGCTACCAGACAACCGGTTTGACAAAATAATCCATGATCCTCCAAGGTTTAGCTCTTCAACTGGGGATCTGTACGGGTTTGAACTGTATCGCGAGTTCTTCAGAATATTGAAACCCGGTGGGACTCTATATCATTACACCGGAGTCCCGGGTTTGAAGAGCAATTACAGTATATTAAAAGGGATTAAAAACAGATTGGAAACGGCCGGATTCATAGTACTGTTTTTTGATCATAGGTCTCAGGGATACATTGCTAAAAAACCTAGTCGCTAA
- a CDS encoding ribbon-helix-helix domain-containing protein, translating into MSKKRRFGISISTELASLVDELARDHGCERSKIIENAINEYLHENLHSETKKHTCISVLISVTQKSVSSKIIDKHREVVKSLIYHPLGDSYLLIIIAEGDSEAISRLKRDLGRTSANLRLVPLESMVGYHEE; encoded by the coding sequence ATGAGTAAGAAGAGAAGATTCGGGATCAGTATTTCAACCGAACTGGCTAGCCTAGTAGATGAGTTAGCCAGAGACCATGGTTGTGAAAGATCTAAGATTATTGAGAATGCCATAAACGAATACTTACACGAGAATCTACATTCTGAAACGAAAAAACACACATGTATCTCAGTATTAATATCAGTTACACAAAAATCTGTTTCATCGAAAATTATAGATAAACACAGAGAGGTTGTAAAATCTCTAATCTATCACCCGCTCGGGGACTCCTATCTTCTAATAATCATTGCAGAAGGGGACTCCGAAGCCATATCCAGACTTAAAAGAGACCTCGGAAGAACATCGGCAAACCTAAGACTCGTACCCTTAGAGTCGATGGTCGGCTACCATGAAGAGTGA
- a CDS encoding zinc ABC transporter substrate-binding protein produces MRALMIALIIIGLTGLTPTHADENGLKIVSTFTSLVPDITLLTCPGDVVRGLIPNNVDPHDYALTPNDITSLKNADVIISTAHTQAELSIKELVNSGEVSSILIELTQIEGIVILSNPNTGQPNYHGILYDPLNYIAFAYNLSKTFMNLNPSKKECYVEKYLALQDTLLKNVLMHRSKYYTTAVADTPLTQYAVEWMGIRVIKLLKVEHDLDVAPSDMMKIEELVKNREVGVVVLSTPSSRISSYLEEIALENGLPVLYVESPLTNNSFVSRYISLISQDVKPLDVNPRSEVENSNPLANTLYTLAGISTGAILGFLMGLLIKRRSR; encoded by the coding sequence ATGCGAGCACTTATGATCGCACTAATAATAATAGGGTTAACAGGCTTAACCCCAACACATGCCGATGAGAACGGTTTAAAAATCGTTTCAACCTTCACCAGTTTAGTACCTGACATAACTCTTCTCACATGCCCTGGCGACGTAGTAAGAGGGTTGATTCCCAACAACGTTGACCCTCATGATTATGCACTAACACCTAATGATATAACCTCCCTAAAGAATGCTGACGTCATTATATCAACTGCGCACACCCAAGCAGAGCTAAGCATTAAAGAATTAGTTAATTCTGGAGAAGTGTCAAGCATCCTGATTGAATTAACGCAAATAGAGGGGATCGTGATACTAAGCAACCCCAATACTGGCCAACCTAATTATCATGGTATTCTATATGATCCCTTAAACTACATAGCTTTCGCGTACAACTTGTCAAAAACTTTCATGAACTTGAACCCATCAAAGAAGGAGTGCTATGTTGAAAAATATCTAGCATTACAGGACACTTTATTGAAGAACGTATTAATGCATAGAAGTAAATACTATACCACAGCTGTTGCAGATACGCCATTAACACAGTATGCAGTTGAATGGATGGGAATTAGGGTGATCAAGTTATTAAAGGTCGAGCACGACTTGGATGTTGCACCATCCGACATGATGAAAATTGAAGAACTGGTGAAGAACAGGGAAGTGGGTGTGGTAGTTTTATCGACTCCCTCATCAAGGATATCTTCTTATCTTGAGGAGATTGCACTGGAGAACGGTCTACCAGTCTTATACGTTGAATCCCCTCTGACAAACAACTCCTTTGTTTCAAGATATATAAGCTTGATCTCGCAAGATGTTAAACCACTGGATGTCAACCCCCGTAGCGAGGTGGAAAACTCCAACCCGCTTGCGAACACGTTATACACCTTAGCGGGTATCTCCACCGGTGCTATTTTGGGTTTTCTCATGGGATTATTGATCAAGAGGAGATCGCGGTGA
- a CDS encoding xanthine dehydrogenase family protein subunit M, with amino-acid sequence MFGLYRPKSLDDALEFLSKNAPEVRPIAGGTELLVLLRDKKIPTPKYLLDLSPLKNQLSYVKVEGEVVKIGATTTLYELSKTFLHKDVRFAGFVDTWRKFGTFAIRFSATIGGNIAAATQYSDYITLLLAYDASVRVISVKGERVIPLEHFIVDKRNIRLQPDELIVEVEFPNPPDRTSSSFIKFDRRELLIAGIVTGACYLSLDGSRIRDVKIAFDMVRDKRIPARLKEVEDFLRNREFSEEIIEKASEEVLPASMKRISDWWTSAEYRLDMSKVSLKRGLLRSKTRIERGVI; translated from the coding sequence ATATTCGGATTATATAGGCCGAAATCCCTTGACGACGCCCTCGAGTTCTTGTCGAAAAACGCCCCCGAAGTAAGACCTATTGCGGGTGGAACAGAACTTCTAGTATTACTGAGGGATAAGAAAATACCTACTCCTAAATACCTCCTAGATCTTAGCCCATTGAAGAATCAACTCTCATACGTTAAAGTCGAGGGAGAGGTTGTTAAAATTGGGGCCACAACTACTCTGTACGAGCTCAGCAAAACCTTTCTCCATAAAGACGTGAGGTTTGCGGGATTCGTTGATACGTGGAGAAAGTTTGGAACGTTTGCCATTAGGTTCTCAGCAACAATAGGGGGCAACATAGCGGCCGCAACTCAGTACAGCGATTACATAACCCTGTTGTTAGCTTACGATGCAAGCGTAAGGGTTATCAGTGTGAAGGGCGAGCGCGTCATCCCACTTGAGCATTTCATAGTTGATAAGAGAAATATACGTCTGCAACCTGATGAACTCATTGTGGAGGTAGAGTTCCCAAACCCGCCGGATAGAACCAGTAGTAGTTTCATAAAATTCGACAGGAGAGAGTTGCTCATCGCGGGAATAGTCACAGGGGCATGCTACTTAAGCCTCGATGGTAGTAGAATTCGAGATGTAAAGATAGCGTTCGACATGGTAAGAGACAAGAGGATCCCAGCTAGGCTCAAAGAAGTTGAAGATTTCCTAAGGAATAGAGAATTCTCCGAGGAGATCATTGAAAAAGCCTCGGAGGAAGTCCTCCCAGCGAGCATGAAGAGGATAAGCGATTGGTGGACGAGTGCTGAATATCGTTTAGACATGTCAAAAGTTTCTTTGAAAAGAGGGCTCTTGAGATCGAAAACACGCATAGAGAGAGGGGTGATATGA
- a CDS encoding xanthine dehydrogenase family protein molybdopterin-binding subunit produces the protein MSKPDYVEIVEEIFMKTKDKATKDFNYLGKHVVRWDAISKVSGKPLFTADMINLFKNPVFVYSVRAKYAHARIKSIDYGEALKYPGVLKVLTARDIPGINDVGYVLPDQPLLADKKVRYIGDTVALVIAESLENARDAGELVNVDYDPLPVYTDALQVIDLDTLSEKEHVLIHEERGSDVLSRYKIRVGDIEKAFNEAAVIVENDYRTPMQEHAYLEPEAAIAIPEPDGGVTIYAKTQCPFDTRRAVSNVLGIPFNMVRVIAPALGGGFGGAEDVGNEIAAKAALAALSLKRTAVVLHTREESIIGHTKRHPMIARYKHAASRDGTLLAVEANIVLDTGAYASLGPFVGWRATVHSTGPYKLKNARVDLAVVYTNRIPAGAFRGFGNPQVTFAVERQMDLIAEELGIDPVELRLKNILRPGDRTVHGQLLDHGVGLEDAIKRALEISGWSRKRELYSTLKGASRRGIGIALMYHGNSIGAEGADFSSVSLIIQRDGSIIFRTGLTDMGQGAIQGLVNIAAEILGVPPSYFKIEPPDTASTPDAGPTVASRSTAMGGNATLVAAFKIRQRLNKLAAEMLGCVSPEDVVIQAPKVYCRDQPDHYITWKELVEQTFWKGIPVQEYGYYRAPPAEWHEETGTGHPYFTYTFGAVVSDVEVDLETGVCKVVEATVVYDIGRVVNRTGAEHHGVGGYIQGMGYALMEDTVHSESGQVYTTSFSTYHIPTGLDIPERINVDFVEAGFIRGPFGAKGLGEPSIVAIAPSIVNAIGHALRNKTSNKMLNKIPATPDYIRSIVKKTNLIR, from the coding sequence ATGAGCAAGCCAGACTATGTCGAAATAGTCGAAGAAATTTTCATGAAGACTAAGGATAAAGCAACGAAGGATTTCAACTACCTTGGAAAACATGTCGTTAGATGGGACGCCATTTCGAAAGTCTCTGGTAAACCACTATTCACTGCCGATATGATAAACTTGTTCAAAAACCCCGTATTCGTCTACAGTGTTCGCGCGAAATATGCACACGCTAGGATCAAGAGTATCGATTATGGCGAAGCACTGAAATACCCAGGAGTCTTGAAAGTGCTAACGGCAAGGGATATACCCGGGATAAATGACGTGGGCTACGTGTTACCGGACCAACCCCTACTCGCTGACAAGAAAGTAAGGTATATTGGAGACACAGTAGCACTGGTTATCGCGGAGTCCCTTGAAAACGCGAGAGACGCTGGAGAACTCGTCAACGTCGATTATGACCCCTTACCGGTATATACCGATGCGCTACAAGTTATTGACCTGGATACTCTCAGCGAGAAGGAACACGTGTTAATACATGAGGAAAGAGGAAGCGATGTATTATCGAGATATAAGATAAGGGTGGGAGATATTGAGAAGGCATTCAACGAGGCCGCAGTCATAGTTGAAAATGACTACAGAACTCCAATGCAGGAACACGCGTACTTAGAGCCCGAGGCAGCGATTGCTATCCCAGAGCCTGATGGAGGCGTGACGATATATGCGAAGACACAATGCCCGTTCGACACGAGAAGGGCGGTTTCAAATGTCCTGGGCATACCTTTCAACATGGTTAGGGTGATCGCCCCCGCGCTTGGAGGAGGATTTGGAGGAGCCGAAGACGTTGGGAACGAAATAGCTGCAAAAGCTGCTTTAGCTGCACTGTCATTAAAGAGAACGGCCGTGGTTCTTCACACCAGGGAAGAGTCAATCATCGGCCACACTAAGCGCCATCCCATGATAGCGAGGTATAAACACGCTGCAAGTAGGGATGGGACTCTACTAGCTGTTGAAGCCAACATAGTGCTCGATACCGGGGCTTACGCTAGTCTCGGGCCGTTTGTAGGATGGCGTGCCACAGTTCACAGCACTGGACCCTACAAGCTGAAAAACGCTCGAGTAGATTTGGCTGTGGTCTACACTAACAGGATCCCTGCAGGAGCTTTCAGAGGATTCGGAAATCCACAAGTAACATTCGCGGTTGAAAGGCAAATGGATCTGATAGCCGAGGAGTTGGGAATCGATCCTGTGGAATTAAGACTTAAAAACATTCTGAGGCCGGGTGATAGAACGGTTCATGGACAATTATTGGATCATGGAGTTGGTCTGGAAGATGCCATTAAGAGAGCCTTAGAGATAAGCGGATGGAGCCGCAAGAGAGAATTGTATAGTACTCTAAAGGGTGCTTCAAGGAGAGGTATCGGAATAGCCCTAATGTATCACGGAAACAGCATTGGTGCGGAGGGAGCCGACTTTTCTTCAGTTTCATTGATTATACAGAGAGACGGTAGCATAATATTCAGAACAGGACTCACTGATATGGGGCAGGGAGCCATCCAGGGATTGGTAAACATAGCTGCGGAGATACTCGGGGTGCCTCCAAGCTACTTCAAAATAGAGCCACCTGATACCGCTTCAACGCCAGATGCTGGTCCCACGGTTGCATCAAGGTCCACCGCTATGGGTGGAAACGCCACTCTGGTAGCAGCGTTCAAGATAAGGCAGAGGCTGAATAAACTCGCTGCAGAGATGTTAGGATGCGTCAGTCCCGAGGATGTCGTCATCCAAGCCCCCAAGGTGTATTGTAGAGATCAACCTGACCACTATATCACTTGGAAAGAGCTCGTTGAGCAAACATTCTGGAAAGGCATTCCTGTGCAGGAATACGGGTACTACAGGGCTCCTCCAGCAGAATGGCATGAGGAGACCGGGACAGGACATCCATATTTCACATACACTTTTGGAGCCGTTGTGAGTGACGTAGAAGTTGATCTCGAAACAGGCGTTTGCAAAGTCGTAGAAGCTACCGTGGTCTACGACATTGGACGAGTAGTCAACAGGACGGGGGCGGAGCATCACGGCGTTGGAGGATACATCCAAGGAATGGGGTATGCCTTGATGGAGGATACTGTACACTCCGAGAGTGGACAGGTATATACAACATCCTTCTCAACTTATCATATTCCGACGGGTCTCGACATTCCAGAAAGAATTAACGTCGACTTCGTAGAAGCAGGCTTCATAAGAGGGCCATTTGGCGCAAAAGGTCTAGGTGAACCTTCAATAGTTGCAATAGCACCATCGATAGTCAACGCTATAGGACACGCCTTACGGAATAAGACTTCGAACAAGATGCTCAACAAAATTCCTGCTACTCCCGATTACATCAGGTCGATAGTAAAAAAGACTAATTTAATCAGGTAG
- a CDS encoding metal ABC transporter ATP-binding protein, with protein MRIALDDLTIIRGGKLIVKNLTATFKGPGLIQVIGPNGAGKTTLFLTILGLIKPVSGRIYINDIDATGSPGKLKSMVSYLPQKFEIPRNLPITVQELMECCIRLNNHWPRTFSKKIDSEKIVSALKLVGLTEDFWDAPVSSLSGGQFQRVMIARTLALNTPMIIMDEPLSNIDPEGKKTIADLLGSISREKLLILSSHDPILLMPYTSRILLLGNGLAFYGPPQEVLARGVLGKIYGECFIEARDHVHIVDWH; from the coding sequence ATGAGAATCGCCCTTGATGATTTGACAATTATCCGCGGTGGAAAATTGATCGTTAAAAATCTCACCGCTACCTTCAAGGGTCCGGGCTTGATACAAGTAATAGGTCCTAACGGAGCTGGTAAGACGACATTGTTCCTGACCATACTCGGACTAATTAAACCTGTTAGTGGAAGGATTTATATTAATGATATAGATGCTACGGGCTCTCCGGGAAAATTGAAGAGCATGGTATCGTATCTTCCGCAAAAATTTGAAATTCCTAGAAACCTCCCTATAACTGTCCAGGAATTGATGGAATGTTGCATCAGATTAAATAATCATTGGCCTCGGACTTTCTCAAAGAAGATAGATAGCGAAAAAATAGTTTCGGCATTAAAACTAGTAGGATTGACGGAGGACTTTTGGGATGCGCCTGTTTCAAGCTTATCTGGTGGACAATTTCAACGGGTAATGATCGCGAGGACATTAGCGTTGAACACACCAATGATCATCATGGATGAACCTCTTTCAAACATAGATCCTGAAGGAAAGAAAACGATTGCCGACCTCCTGGGCTCCATCTCTAGGGAGAAGCTTTTGATATTAAGTTCCCACGATCCAATACTTCTCATGCCATATACTTCAAGGATCCTTCTGCTTGGAAACGGTTTGGCCTTCTATGGTCCTCCTCAAGAGGTTCTTGCAAGAGGAGTATTAGGTAAAATCTACGGAGAGTGTTTTATAGAGGCAAGAGACCATGTTCACATCGTCGACTGGCACTAG